A portion of the Oxynema aestuarii AP17 genome contains these proteins:
- a CDS encoding acetolactate synthase large subunit, whose protein sequence is MNTAELLVSCLENEGVRYVFGLPGEENLEVLRALSNSSIQFITTRHEQGAAFMADVYGRLTGKAGVCLSTLGPGATNLMTGVADANLDGAPLVAITGQVGTDRMHIESHQYLDLVAMFSPVTKWNAQIVRPSITPEIVRKAFKRSQTEKPGAVHIDVPENIAAMPAVGHPLTIDKQEKSYASYQGLNEAAAAISRATNPLILVGNGAIRAHAAAALTEFATRLQIPVANTFMGKGVIPYTHPLSLWTAGLQQRDYISCAFDHTDLVIAVGYDLIEYSPKKWNPEGKVPIIHIGAAQAEIDSSYIPIVEVVGDISDSLMEILHRCDRHGKPQPHACELRNDIRADYEQYADDSEYPIKPQKLIYDLRQVMAPEDILISDVGAHKMWIARHYHCERPNTCLISNGFAAMGIAIPGAIAAKLVYPDRKVIAATGDGGFMMNCQELETALRVGTAFVTVIFNDCGYGLIEWKQHNHYGESAFVKFGNPDFVKLAESMGLKGYRVESTADLVPTLKEALEQDVPAVIDCPVDYRENIKFTQKAGGLTCSI, encoded by the coding sequence ATGAATACAGCCGAACTCTTGGTCAGTTGTTTGGAAAATGAAGGCGTCCGCTACGTGTTCGGACTCCCCGGTGAAGAAAATCTAGAAGTGTTGCGCGCCTTAAGCAACTCTTCGATTCAATTTATCACCACCCGTCACGAACAAGGCGCCGCCTTCATGGCCGACGTTTACGGACGCCTGACCGGAAAAGCCGGAGTCTGCCTCTCGACCCTCGGGCCCGGGGCGACTAACTTGATGACCGGGGTCGCCGACGCCAATCTCGACGGCGCGCCCTTGGTCGCGATTACGGGACAAGTCGGTACGGACCGGATGCACATCGAATCTCACCAATATTTAGACTTGGTGGCGATGTTCTCCCCCGTTACCAAATGGAACGCCCAAATCGTGCGTCCCAGCATTACCCCGGAAATCGTCCGCAAAGCCTTCAAACGGTCGCAAACCGAGAAACCGGGGGCGGTACATATCGACGTTCCCGAAAATATCGCCGCCATGCCCGCCGTGGGACATCCTCTCACGATTGACAAACAAGAGAAAAGTTATGCGTCCTATCAAGGCTTGAACGAAGCCGCCGCCGCTATTTCTCGGGCGACGAATCCTTTAATTTTAGTCGGCAATGGGGCGATTCGCGCCCACGCCGCCGCCGCCTTAACTGAATTTGCGACGCGCCTGCAAATTCCCGTCGCCAACACCTTTATGGGGAAAGGGGTGATTCCGTATACCCATCCCCTGTCCCTGTGGACCGCCGGACTGCAACAACGGGATTATATTAGTTGTGCTTTCGACCATACGGATTTGGTGATTGCCGTCGGTTACGACTTGATCGAGTATTCGCCGAAAAAATGGAATCCGGAAGGGAAAGTTCCGATTATTCACATCGGCGCCGCCCAAGCGGAAATCGACAGCAGTTATATTCCGATTGTGGAAGTGGTCGGCGATATTTCCGATTCTCTCATGGAAATTCTGCATCGGTGCGATCGCCACGGCAAGCCCCAACCCCACGCCTGCGAACTGCGCAACGATATCCGGGCGGATTACGAACAGTACGCCGACGATAGCGAATATCCGATCAAACCGCAGAAGTTGATTTACGACTTGCGCCAAGTGATGGCCCCGGAAGATATTTTAATTTCCGATGTCGGGGCGCATAAAATGTGGATCGCCCGTCATTACCACTGCGAACGTCCGAATACTTGTTTGATTTCTAACGGGTTTGCGGCGATGGGGATTGCGATTCCCGGGGCGATCGCCGCTAAGTTAGTCTACCCCGATCGCAAGGTGATTGCGGCGACGGGAGACGGCGGTTTTATGATGAACTGCCAAGAACTCGAAACCGCTTTGCGCGTCGGAACGGCGTTCGTGACGGTGATCTTCAACGATTGCGGTTACGGTTTGATCGAGTGGAAGCAACACAATCACTATGGCGAGTCGGCTTTTGTTAAATTTGGCAATCCCGATTTTGTCAAATTAGCCGAAAGTATGGGATTGAAAGGCTATCGCGTCGAATCCACCGCCGACCTGGTACCGACGTTGAAAGAAGCCCTCGAACAAGACGTCCCCGCCGTGATCGATTGTCCGGTAGATTATCGCGAAAACATCAAGTTCACCCAAAAAGCAGGTGGTTTGACTTGTTCTATTTAG
- a CDS encoding carbon dioxide-concentrating mechanism protein CcmK: MPAQQAVGSIETKGFPGILAAADAMVKAGRVTLVGYIRVGSARFNINIRGDVSEVKTAMEAGIAAVESAYGATLESWVIIPRPHENVVAVLPIDYSPAVEEFRQAVDGLRLPSS; this comes from the coding sequence ATGCCAGCACAACAAGCAGTTGGATCGATTGAAACAAAAGGTTTTCCAGGGATTTTAGCCGCCGCCGACGCTATGGTCAAAGCTGGCAGAGTCACCTTGGTGGGTTATATCCGGGTCGGTAGCGCGCGATTTAACATTAATATTCGGGGGGACGTCTCGGAAGTAAAAACCGCGATGGAAGCGGGAATCGCGGCGGTGGAAAGTGCTTATGGGGCGACTTTAGAATCTTGGGTGATCATTCCCCGTCCTCACGAGAACGTCGTCGCCGTGTTACCGATCGACTATTCCCCGGCAGTGGAAGAGTTCCGTCAGGCCGTCGATGGATTGAGATTACCGTCATCGTAA
- a CDS encoding pre-peptidase C-terminal domain-containing protein produces MTGTRFTGNIQDPVIPFLFDIPGTAIDLQRPLIVTLYPNANLDVQLDLLGNGASIVGGPINTFTGGTPETTTNGPQPGVSYRAVVQTAAVPVPATATTGPFLLEINSENAANNVAATAPQLGNLTPQSINGFVGRSDINDWYNFRLPSAGTVSLRLSGLQDNADLELYEANGTTLILRSQNGGTSDEALENVNLAAGNYLVKVSANDTTANLPDGGRASTSYTLNLIPGGAVPGTTVTLSASGTPSEAGGGLGTFTLSRGSQTTGDLTVNLTFGGTATFGGATSDYGVIGANFAPTGTGTVTIPNGQSVVNFTVSPVDDALNDPNETIAVSLNPGTGYNVGTPNSASLTIADNDGGGTDPVTGLRVYRFYNTVTGTHFYTADENERNFVRDNLIGYNYEGPSFEAAPAGTPNTAPVFRFFNTQVGTHFYTIDPNEANFVRTNLMAFRDEGIAYNAYVQPAPGSDPLYRFFNTFTGAHFYTPSAVERDVVSNTLPFYRYEGVGYYVDV; encoded by the coding sequence ATGACAGGCACCCGATTTACAGGAAATATTCAAGATCCCGTTATCCCCTTTCTCTTCGATATTCCCGGAACGGCGATCGACTTGCAACGTCCCCTGATCGTCACCTTATATCCGAATGCCAATCTCGACGTTCAACTCGATTTATTAGGTAATGGTGCTTCCATTGTCGGCGGTCCGATTAACACCTTCACTGGAGGTACGCCGGAAACTACGACCAATGGCCCACAACCCGGCGTCAGCTATCGGGCCGTCGTACAAACTGCCGCCGTACCCGTCCCGGCGACAGCGACAACCGGGCCATTTCTCCTCGAAATTAACTCGGAAAATGCAGCCAATAACGTCGCTGCAACTGCACCGCAATTGGGTAATTTAACCCCCCAAAGCATTAACGGCTTTGTCGGTCGCAGCGATATCAACGATTGGTATAACTTCCGCTTGCCGAGTGCGGGAACAGTGAGCTTGAGACTGTCGGGATTGCAAGATAATGCCGATTTAGAATTATACGAAGCCAACGGCACTACGTTGATTTTGCGATCGCAAAATGGCGGAACCAGCGACGAAGCCCTTGAAAATGTCAATCTCGCGGCGGGCAACTACTTAGTTAAAGTGAGTGCTAACGATACCACCGCTAACTTGCCCGACGGCGGGCGGGCGTCAACATCTTATACATTAAACCTGATTCCCGGGGGAGCAGTTCCGGGAACCACGGTCACCTTAAGCGCCAGTGGAACACCCAGCGAAGCCGGAGGCGGGCTGGGAACCTTTACCCTCTCTCGTGGAAGCCAAACCACGGGCGATCTCACAGTAAATCTTACCTTTGGCGGTACGGCAACCTTTGGCGGTGCCACCAGTGACTACGGTGTCATCGGTGCCAACTTCGCCCCGACGGGGACGGGAACGGTGACGATCCCCAACGGTCAAAGTGTGGTCAATTTCACGGTCAGCCCGGTGGATGACGCCCTCAACGATCCCAACGAAACGATCGCCGTCAGTTTGAATCCAGGGACGGGGTATAACGTAGGAACGCCGAATAGCGCCAGTTTGACCATCGCCGATAACGACGGTGGCGGAACCGATCCGGTCACGGGATTGAGAGTGTACCGTTTTTACAACACCGTCACCGGAACTCACTTTTATACTGCCGACGAAAACGAGCGGAACTTCGTTCGAGATAATTTAATTGGCTACAACTACGAAGGGCCTTCCTTTGAAGCCGCACCTGCGGGAACGCCGAATACAGCCCCCGTCTTCCGCTTCTTCAACACCCAAGTGGGAACCCACTTCTATACGATCGATCCGAACGAGGCCAATTTCGTGCGAACTAACTTGATGGCGTTCCGCGATGAAGGCATCGCCTACAACGCCTACGTGCAACCTGCCCCCGGTAGCGATCCGTTATATCGTTTCTTCAATACGTTTACTGGGGCGCACTTCTACACGCCGTCCGCCGTCGAACGTGACGTCGTCAGCAATACCCTACCTTTCTACCGCTATGAGGGGGTCGGTTATTACGTCGATGTCTAA
- a CDS encoding Tex family protein, with translation MLDLARIIADELAVKPTQVENALTLFAEGATIPFVARYRKERTGSLDETQLRHISERYDYLTELEDRKKVILETIAQAGKLTEELQAKIEACQQKNELEDLYLPYKPKRRTRATIARERGLEPLADWIKQLNLSKASAALTPEAARYLDPEKGVETVEDALKGAADILAEEIAERTESRAYLRDYFLKQGVFASRIKDDYPEGTTKYEMYRQFSVPVREIAPHNLLALFRGEKEGIINLTLDFDETEVLNYLESREIRTKVPEIRNFYRELIQDGFKRLMQNSLTSEVRSLKKEWADIESIETFEANLRELLLSAPAGMKPTLAIDPGFRTGCKVSVLDETGQFLEYQTIFPHTGDRQKVEAAKTISRLIAQYKIESIAIGNGTAGRETDRFIGDVLKTCDNPPIKVMVNESGASIYSASEVARDEFPDLDLTVRGAISIGRRLQDPLAELVKIDPKSIGVGQYQHDVDQKLLKKKLDDTVESCVNYVGVDLNTASKELLGFVSGLTPTIAKNIIAYRNENGAFKRRKQLLKVAKLGPKTFEQAAGFLRIRGGDNPLDNTAVHPESYAVVEAIAGDLGIPLTEIAKAGDRLKSVQLQKYTSDRVGLPTLRDILKELEKPGRDPRAEFKYATFKEGINEISDLRPGMELEGIVTNVTNFGAFVDIGVHQDGLVHISQLADRFVNDPKEIVKVGQVVKVRVLDVNEQLKRIGLSMRSRDRA, from the coding sequence ATGCTCGATCTCGCCCGTATTATTGCCGACGAACTCGCCGTCAAACCCACTCAAGTCGAAAACGCTTTAACCCTATTCGCCGAAGGGGCCACCATTCCCTTTGTCGCCCGTTATCGTAAAGAACGGACTGGATCCTTAGACGAAACACAACTGCGCCACATTAGCGAACGTTACGACTATCTCACCGAACTCGAAGACCGCAAAAAAGTCATCTTAGAGACGATCGCCCAAGCGGGAAAACTCACCGAAGAACTGCAAGCCAAAATCGAAGCCTGTCAGCAAAAAAACGAACTCGAAGACCTCTACCTTCCCTACAAACCCAAGCGCCGGACTCGCGCCACGATCGCCCGCGAACGCGGTTTAGAACCCCTCGCCGACTGGATTAAACAACTCAATCTCAGTAAAGCCAGCGCCGCTTTAACCCCCGAAGCCGCCCGCTATCTCGATCCGGAAAAAGGCGTCGAAACCGTCGAAGACGCCTTAAAAGGAGCCGCCGATATTTTAGCCGAAGAAATCGCCGAACGCACCGAATCGCGCGCCTACCTCCGGGATTATTTTTTAAAACAAGGCGTCTTCGCGTCGCGGATTAAAGACGACTATCCCGAAGGAACGACAAAATATGAAATGTATCGCCAGTTTTCGGTTCCCGTTCGCGAGATTGCCCCTCATAATTTACTGGCCTTATTCCGAGGGGAAAAAGAAGGGATTATTAATTTAACCCTGGACTTCGACGAAACTGAAGTTTTAAATTATTTAGAATCGCGAGAAATTCGCACGAAAGTTCCCGAAATTCGCAACTTCTATCGCGAATTGATTCAAGATGGGTTCAAGCGTTTGATGCAAAATTCCCTCACCTCCGAGGTGCGATCGCTCAAAAAAGAATGGGCCGATATCGAATCGATCGAAACCTTTGAAGCGAACTTACGCGAACTGCTGCTGTCCGCCCCTGCGGGAATGAAACCGACCCTGGCGATCGATCCGGGGTTTAGAACCGGGTGCAAAGTCTCCGTTTTGGACGAAACCGGGCAGTTCCTCGAATATCAGACAATTTTTCCCCATACGGGCGATCGCCAAAAAGTTGAAGCCGCGAAAACGATTTCCCGTTTAATTGCCCAATATAAAATCGAGTCGATCGCGATCGGGAACGGTACCGCCGGACGGGAAACCGACCGTTTTATCGGCGACGTTCTCAAAACTTGCGACAATCCACCGATTAAAGTGATGGTCAACGAATCCGGCGCGTCGATTTATTCCGCCAGCGAGGTCGCCCGCGACGAATTCCCCGATTTAGACCTCACCGTTCGCGGGGCGATTAGCATCGGTCGCCGCTTGCAAGACCCCCTTGCGGAATTGGTGAAAATCGACCCGAAATCGATCGGCGTCGGACAATATCAGCACGACGTAGACCAAAAGTTACTCAAGAAAAAGTTAGACGACACCGTAGAAAGTTGCGTCAACTATGTCGGGGTGGATTTGAATACGGCATCGAAGGAATTACTCGGGTTCGTGTCCGGTTTGACGCCGACGATCGCCAAAAATATTATCGCCTATCGCAATGAAAATGGAGCGTTTAAACGGCGCAAGCAGTTATTAAAAGTGGCGAAACTCGGTCCGAAAACCTTCGAGCAAGCGGCGGGGTTTTTGCGAATTCGCGGTGGGGACAATCCGTTAGATAATACGGCAGTTCACCCGGAAAGTTATGCGGTGGTCGAGGCGATCGCGGGAGATTTAGGCATCCCTTTAACTGAAATTGCCAAAGCGGGCGATCGCCTCAAATCCGTGCAGTTGCAAAAATACACGAGCGATCGGGTCGGCTTACCTACCTTGCGCGACATTCTCAAAGAATTAGAAAAACCCGGACGCGACCCCCGCGCCGAGTTCAAATATGCCACCTTTAAAGAAGGCATTAACGAGATTTCCGACCTGCGTCCGGGGATGGAACTCGAAGGAATTGTTACGAACGTGACCAATTTCGGCGCCTTTGTCGATATCGGCGTTCATCAAGATGGGTTAGTCCATATTTCCCAACTGGCGGACCGTTTTGTCAACGATCCGAAGGAGATTGTCAAGGTCGGACAAGTGGTCAAGGTGCGGGTGTTGGATGTCAACGAACAGTTAAAGCGGATTGGTTTGTCGATGCGATCGCGCGATCGCGCCTAA
- a CDS encoding SDR family oxidoreductase yields MYLVTGATGGLGRRIVRVLRERDQKVRAFVRLTSRYGELENRGADIFIGDLTEERDIHKATQGVDYIISAHGSNEASGGAQALDYRANIELIDCAKACGVKHFVFISVLGCDRGYEDSPVFKAKREVEKYLQNSGLNYTILRPSGFASNLLPLAERVKETGIYLSVGDMKNRTSPVSTDDLAKIAVDSVTLEAATRQIFAVGGPEVLSRGELPRIFGRIFNREPFVINPPLTVFDGVRGILGFVNPDLQKSLGTLRVLLANEFFCTPEEIERLESTFDFKLETLESFVRRYLGA; encoded by the coding sequence ATGTACTTAGTGACAGGTGCCACAGGCGGACTCGGACGGCGTATCGTGCGAGTGCTGAGAGAACGAGACCAAAAAGTGAGAGCATTCGTGCGTTTAACTTCCCGTTACGGCGAACTAGAGAACCGAGGCGCAGATATATTCATCGGCGATTTAACCGAAGAACGGGACATCCATAAAGCCACCCAAGGCGTCGATTATATCATCAGCGCCCACGGGTCGAACGAAGCCAGTGGCGGCGCCCAAGCCTTGGATTATCGGGCGAATATCGAGTTAATCGATTGCGCGAAAGCCTGTGGAGTCAAGCATTTCGTGTTTATTTCCGTCTTGGGGTGCGATCGTGGCTACGAAGATTCCCCCGTCTTCAAAGCCAAGCGAGAAGTCGAGAAATACCTGCAAAATAGCGGTTTGAATTATACCATTTTGCGTCCCTCCGGTTTTGCCTCTAACTTGCTACCCCTCGCCGAACGAGTCAAAGAAACCGGGATTTACCTGAGTGTAGGAGACATGAAAAATCGCACGTCTCCCGTCAGTACCGACGATTTAGCCAAAATAGCCGTCGATTCGGTCACCCTAGAAGCGGCGACCCGTCAAATCTTTGCCGTCGGCGGACCCGAAGTGCTATCTCGCGGCGAACTCCCGCGCATTTTTGGCCGCATTTTCAATCGCGAACCCTTCGTTATCAATCCGCCGTTAACGGTGTTTGACGGCGTTCGGGGTATTTTAGGATTTGTCAATCCCGATTTACAAAAGTCCCTCGGAACTTTGCGCGTGTTATTGGCGAATGAGTTTTTCTGCACTCCAGAGGAAATCGAACGGTTAGAAAGCACGTTCGATTTCAAGTTGGAGACCCTGGAAAGTTTCGTCCGCCGCTATCTGGGTGCATAG
- a CDS encoding NAD-dependent succinate-semialdehyde dehydrogenase, with translation MTIATINPATGETVKTFEAIADAEIEAKLAKAQQTFESYHRIPFAQKAQWLNAAADLLEGQAADWAKLMTLEMGKPIQGAISEAKKCAWVCRYYAEQAPHFLADVAVETDASRSFVRYQPLGAILAVMPWNFPFWQVFRFAAPALMAGNVGLLKHASNVPQCALAIADIFREAGFPDGAFQTLLVGSDKVAQIVADDRIKAATLTGSEFAGASLAATAGKAIKKTVLELGGSDPFIVLDSADVESAIATAVTARMLNNGQSCIAAKRFILAEAIADRFEQGLIEKFQSLKIGDPMDATTDVGPLATPDILAELDHQVQQSVQKGARALVGGAPLDRPGNFYPPTILSDIPIGTPAYEEEFFGPVALLFRVAGIDEAIKLANSTPFGLGASAWTADDAERDRLIEELQAGCVFINGLVKSDPRLPFGGIKRSGYGRELSVEGIREFVNIKTVWVK, from the coding sequence GTGACTATTGCAACGATTAATCCGGCAACGGGAGAAACGGTTAAAACCTTTGAGGCGATCGCCGATGCGGAAATTGAGGCTAAATTAGCCAAGGCTCAACAGACGTTTGAATCTTATCATCGCATTCCGTTCGCGCAAAAAGCGCAGTGGCTGAATGCGGCGGCGGATTTATTGGAGGGACAAGCCGCCGACTGGGCCAAGTTGATGACCCTGGAAATGGGCAAACCGATTCAAGGGGCGATCTCGGAAGCCAAAAAATGCGCCTGGGTGTGCCGCTACTACGCCGAACAGGCGCCGCATTTTCTCGCCGATGTTGCCGTCGAAACCGACGCCAGTCGCAGTTTTGTCCGCTACCAACCGTTAGGGGCAATTCTGGCGGTGATGCCGTGGAATTTCCCCTTTTGGCAAGTGTTCCGCTTTGCAGCCCCGGCGTTGATGGCGGGGAATGTCGGCTTACTCAAACACGCCTCTAACGTGCCACAGTGTGCTTTGGCGATCGCCGATATTTTCCGAGAAGCCGGATTTCCCGACGGCGCCTTTCAAACCTTATTGGTCGGTTCCGATAAAGTCGCCCAAATTGTCGCCGACGATCGCATCAAAGCAGCGACCCTCACGGGTAGCGAGTTTGCCGGGGCCAGTTTGGCCGCCACGGCGGGCAAAGCGATCAAAAAAACGGTTTTAGAATTGGGAGGCAGCGATCCGTTTATCGTCCTCGACAGTGCCGACGTGGAAAGTGCGATCGCCACCGCAGTGACTGCGCGGATGCTCAACAACGGACAATCGTGCATTGCCGCCAAACGCTTCATCCTCGCCGAGGCGATCGCCGATCGCTTCGAGCAAGGCTTAATTGAAAAATTCCAATCCTTAAAAATTGGCGATCCGATGGACGCTACCACCGATGTCGGCCCCCTGGCCACCCCCGACATCCTCGCCGAACTCGACCATCAGGTGCAACAAAGTGTCCAAAAAGGCGCCCGCGCCCTCGTCGGCGGCGCCCCCTTAGACCGTCCGGGCAACTTCTATCCCCCGACGATTTTGAGCGACATTCCCATCGGGACTCCCGCTTACGAAGAGGAATTTTTCGGTCCGGTCGCCCTGTTATTCCGGGTTGCAGGAATCGACGAAGCGATTAAACTGGCCAACAGTACGCCGTTTGGCTTGGGGGCCAGCGCCTGGACCGCCGACGATGCCGAACGCGATCGCCTGATCGAGGAATTGCAAGCCGGATGCGTCTTTATCAACGGATTGGTCAAATCCGACCCCCGCCTCCCCTTTGGCGGGATCAAACGTTCCGGTTACGGACGGGAACTCAGCGTCGAAGGAATTCGCGAATTTGTCAATATAAAAACAGTTTGGGTCAAATAA
- a CDS encoding calcium-binding protein, translated as MVTYSTILPDSVYIDVEQNNQSYWKITINDGTSIDGVHNGWCIDWGTPPSDGIANVYSSYGSLSQNILSRINEENLDSINWILNKNWNSTQSPEGNGFQGEEVQNAIWSLIDEGNSIFPGTNDVDSNYIRQQALQNGNGFVPNADDNVVIILEPQSGGQVVIITPDIPENPALDIEKYVSTDGGKTWHDADNPSGPISLQDTFDPFFKFVVENTGDVHLSNITVSDTVYDLNGDAPGTDITINSLAVGETKEYIITAPWELGQHTNTASANASYIDITNTTRNVGDRDDANYFGAAPEIDLEKLVSVDGGETWHDADNPTGPALIEGTSDPVFKFVVTNTGNVDLTNVILSDSDYDLNGDAAGTDITIDLLGVGEVKEYTLTVPWEPAQHTNTGTVNTSYMDRNLSDSDDAHYWGKAIPKITEKRLCGVYVTKNSPDTVLNLFDIFEDADNDDSELTLTIENNTNPELFDAISIDAQTGLLTLDYSLQGKNVPGDAEITIRATDPDGLFVNYILPVSVLKNNDPFPDGKNCNEYFHGGNGQDVITGNGGNDTIFGGSSPDILIGGEGNDVLVGGKGNDAFIISPGDGVDIIEDFGDGKDQIGLDGGLSFDMLNIMQDGSDVLISANGELLMTLTDVDANQLKEKDFFLV; from the coding sequence ATGGTTACTTACTCAACAATTTTGCCTGATAGCGTCTACATTGACGTTGAACAAAACAATCAAAGTTACTGGAAAATTACCATTAATGATGGTACTTCTATCGATGGCGTTCATAATGGTTGGTGTATTGATTGGGGAACGCCACCTAGTGACGGCATAGCAAATGTCTATTCGAGTTATGGGTCACTATCTCAAAATATTCTGAGTAGAATTAATGAAGAAAATTTAGATTCAATTAATTGGATTTTGAATAAAAATTGGAATTCTACACAATCTCCTGAAGGGAATGGATTCCAAGGGGAAGAAGTGCAAAATGCCATTTGGTCTTTAATCGATGAAGGAAATAGTATTTTTCCAGGAACTAACGATGTAGATTCAAATTATATTCGTCAACAAGCCTTGCAAAATGGAAATGGTTTTGTTCCTAATGCTGATGATAATGTTGTAATAATTTTAGAGCCTCAAAGTGGAGGACAAGTTGTAATTATTACTCCAGATATTCCTGAAAATCCAGCTCTTGATATTGAAAAATATGTATCTACTGATGGAGGAAAAACCTGGCACGACGCTGATAATCCTAGCGGCCCTATTTCTCTTCAAGACACATTCGATCCATTTTTTAAGTTTGTGGTTGAAAATACAGGTGATGTCCATTTAAGCAATATCACCGTATCTGATACTGTGTACGATCTTAATGGCGATGCTCCTGGAACAGATATTACTATTAATTCGTTAGCAGTAGGAGAAACGAAGGAATATATAATTACTGCTCCTTGGGAATTAGGGCAACATACAAATACAGCGTCTGCTAACGCCAGTTATATTGATATAACCAATACAACTCGTAATGTTGGCGATCGAGATGATGCTAACTACTTTGGTGCAGCACCTGAGATTGACTTAGAAAAATTAGTCTCAGTCGATGGTGGTGAAACTTGGCATGATGCTGACAATCCTACTGGTCCAGCTCTCATTGAAGGCACATCCGATCCTGTTTTTAAATTCGTCGTCACTAATACTGGAAATGTTGACTTAACTAATGTCATTCTTTCTGACAGTGATTACGATCTTAACGGCGATGCTGCTGGAACAGATATCACCATTGATTTATTAGGAGTTGGAGAAGTTAAAGAATATACTCTTACTGTTCCTTGGGAACCCGCACAGCATACGAATACTGGAACGGTTAATACCAGTTATATGGATCGAAATCTAAGTGATAGTGATGATGCTCATTATTGGGGTAAAGCTATTCCTAAGATTACCGAAAAAAGACTGTGTGGGGTTTATGTGACTAAAAACTCTCCTGATACAGTTCTTAATCTGTTTGACATTTTTGAAGATGCAGATAACGATGATAGCGAATTAACGCTTACGATTGAGAACAATACTAATCCTGAATTGTTTGATGCTATTAGTATTGACGCTCAAACAGGTCTTTTAACCTTAGATTACAGTCTGCAAGGAAAAAATGTTCCTGGTGATGCGGAAATTACCATCCGTGCAACAGATCCAGATGGGTTATTTGTTAATTACATTTTGCCTGTATCAGTTTTGAAAAATAACGATCCATTTCCAGACGGGAAAAATTGTAACGAATATTTTCATGGTGGTAATGGGCAAGATGTTATCACAGGCAATGGTGGCAATGATACTATCTTTGGCGGTAGTTCACCAGATATATTAATCGGTGGTGAAGGCAACGATGTCTTAGTCGGAGGAAAAGGAAATGATGCCTTCATCATTAGTCCTGGAGATGGTGTTGATATCATTGAAGATTTCGGTGACGGTAAAGATCAAATTGGTTTAGATGGGGGTCTTTCTTTCGATATGCTGAATATCATGCAAGATGGCAGTGATGTTTTAATTTCAGCTAATGGTGAACTCTTAATGACCTTGACTGATGTTGATGCCAATCAACTGAAGGAAAAAGATTTCTTCTTAGTTTAA
- the xth gene encoding exodeoxyribonuclease III, protein MKIATWNVNSIRTRAEQVTNWLQANPVDVLCLQETKVVDRDFPRSPFEDLGYHLYISGQKSYNGVALFSQTPMSDVAIGFSSLLGDAVAEFDLQKRAIAATLEDVRIVNLYVPNGSAVGSDKYEYKLQWLQVLHDYLKATGDRTDKICICGDFNIAPDDRDVYRDTKDTDIMASPAEREALQTQILDLGFIDIFRKFHEDGGHYSWWDYRRGGFANNRGWRIDHHYLTPALRDRARHCAIDIAPRRLERPSDHTPVVLEL, encoded by the coding sequence ATGAAAATCGCCACTTGGAATGTCAATTCTATTCGCACTCGCGCCGAACAGGTGACGAACTGGTTGCAAGCGAACCCCGTGGATGTTCTTTGCTTGCAAGAAACGAAGGTCGTCGATCGAGATTTTCCCCGATCGCCTTTCGAGGACTTGGGCTATCACTTATATATTTCCGGCCAAAAGTCGTATAACGGGGTCGCTTTATTCAGTCAAACGCCGATGTCCGACGTGGCGATCGGCTTTTCCTCTCTTTTAGGCGATGCCGTTGCCGAATTCGATCTCCAAAAACGGGCGATCGCCGCGACCTTAGAAGATGTCCGCATCGTCAATCTCTACGTTCCTAACGGGTCTGCCGTCGGTAGCGACAAGTATGAGTATAAATTGCAGTGGTTGCAAGTCCTCCACGACTATCTGAAGGCCACGGGCGATCGGACCGATAAAATTTGTATCTGCGGCGATTTTAACATCGCTCCCGACGATCGCGATGTCTACCGCGATACGAAAGATACGGATATTATGGCGTCTCCGGCGGAACGCGAAGCCCTCCAAACCCAGATTCTCGATTTAGGATTTATCGATATTTTCCGTAAATTCCACGAGGACGGCGGTCATTATAGTTGGTGGGACTATCGCCGAGGCGGTTTCGCTAACAATCGCGGCTGGCGGATCGACCATCATTATCTCACACCTGCTCTGCGCGATCGCGCCCGCCATTGCGCGATCGATATTGCCCCGCGCCGACTGGAAAGACCGAGCGATCATACGCCAGTTGTTTTAGAATTGTAG